The following coding sequences are from one Clostridioides difficile ATCC 9689 = DSM 1296 window:
- a CDS encoding cold-shock protein, giving the protein MKNGIVKWFNNEKGFGFISVEGEDDVFVHFSAIQNDGYKTLEEGEKVSFDITQGNRGPQAENVNRI; this is encoded by the coding sequence ATGAAAAACGGAATAGTAAAATGGTTTAACAATGAAAAAGGATTTGGGTTCATATCTGTAGAGGGAGAAGATGATGTTTTCGTACATTTCTCAGCTATACAAAATGATGGATACAAAACTTTAGAAGAAGGCGAAAAGGTTAGCTTTGATATAACTCAAGGTAATAGAGGACCTCAAGCTGAAAACGTAAATAGAATATAA
- the speB gene encoding agmatinase, translated as MKNNFYHMNTFMSMDKNYEESNLIVFGVGFDGTTSNRPGARFASSSMRKEFYGLETYSPFLDLDLEDYNICDYGDLEISVGSTEQVLKEIYQETYKIVRDSKVPFMIGGEHLVTLPAFKAVHEKYNDIYVIHFDAHTDLREEYNNSKNSHATVIKRIWDIVGDNKIFQFGIRSGTKEEFKFATEEKHTYMEIGGIDTFENIVNMLNGKNIYLTIDLDVLDASVFPGTGTPEPGGVNYREFQEIFKIIKNSNINIVGCDIVELSPDYDTTGVSTVIACKILRELCLIISDKIK; from the coding sequence ATGAAGAATAATTTCTATCATATGAACACTTTTATGAGTATGGACAAAAATTATGAAGAATCTAATCTTATAGTATTTGGTGTTGGATTTGATGGAACTACTTCTAACAGACCTGGGGCTAGATTTGCAAGTAGCTCTATGAGAAAAGAATTTTACGGTCTTGAGACATATAGTCCTTTTTTAGATTTGGATTTAGAGGATTATAATATATGTGATTATGGAGATTTAGAAATTAGTGTTGGAAGTACAGAACAAGTCTTAAAAGAAATCTATCAAGAGACATATAAGATTGTTAGAGATTCAAAGGTACCCTTTATGATTGGAGGAGAGCATTTAGTTACATTACCAGCCTTTAAAGCAGTACATGAAAAGTACAATGATATATATGTAATTCATTTTGATGCCCATACTGATTTGAGGGAAGAATATAATAATAGTAAAAATTCTCATGCAACAGTAATTAAAAGAATATGGGATATTGTAGGTGATAATAAAATATTTCAATTTGGTATAAGGTCTGGGACAAAAGAAGAATTTAAATTTGCTACAGAAGAAAAACACACATACATGGAAATAGGAGGAATAGATACGTTTGAAAATATAGTTAATATGCTAAATGGAAAGAATATTTATCTAACTATAGATTTAGATGTATTGGATGCATCTGTGTTTCCAGGAACAGGTACACCAGAACCTGGTGGTGTAAATTATAGAGAGTTTCAAGAGATTTTTAAGATTATAAAAAACTCTAATATAAATATAGTTGGTTGTGACATTGTAGAGTTAAGCCCTGATTACGATACAACAGGTGTATCGACAGTTATAGCTTGTAAAATCTTAAGAGAGTTATGCTTAATAATATCTGATAAAATTAAATAG
- the speE gene encoding polyamine aminopropyltransferase: MELWYTEEWTENVRFSIKVNKHLFEGKSQFQRIDVFDSDEFGKFLTIDGLMMVTYKDEFIYHEMITHVPMATNLNIKKVLVIGGGDGGTVRELSRYPQIEKIDMVEIDKMVVDVSKEYMDICSCKLDDKRVSLYFEDGVNFVKCAHDKSYDLIIVDSTDPIGPGEGLFSTDFYKDCYRILTDDGILVNQSESPYFDFNAKEMKRANKKLKQIFPISEVYQAHIPTYPSGHWLFGFASKKLNPVKNQDRNGWEKLSLKTKYYNSDIHLGSFMLPQYVKEMLDEE, from the coding sequence ATGGAACTTTGGTATACAGAAGAATGGACAGAAAATGTAAGATTTTCTATAAAAGTAAATAAACATCTATTTGAAGGAAAGTCTCAATTTCAAAGGATAGATGTATTTGATAGTGATGAATTTGGAAAATTTCTAACAATAGATGGATTAATGATGGTAACATATAAAGATGAATTTATATACCATGAGATGATAACTCATGTTCCTATGGCTACAAATTTAAACATAAAGAAAGTATTAGTCATAGGTGGAGGTGATGGAGGTACAGTAAGAGAATTAAGCCGTTATCCTCAAATAGAAAAGATTGACATGGTTGAAATAGATAAAATGGTTGTAGATGTATCTAAGGAGTATATGGATATATGCTCATGTAAATTAGATGATAAAAGAGTGAGTTTATATTTTGAAGATGGTGTTAATTTTGTTAAGTGTGCACATGATAAATCATATGACCTGATAATAGTAGATTCAACTGACCCAATAGGACCAGGCGAAGGGCTTTTCTCAACTGATTTTTATAAGGATTGTTATAGAATACTGACTGATGATGGAATTTTAGTAAATCAAAGTGAAAGTCCGTATTTTGACTTTAATGCTAAAGAGATGAAAAGAGCTAATAAAAAATTAAAACAGATATTTCCAATATCAGAAGTTTATCAAGCACATATACCAACATATCCATCTGGTCACTGGTTGTTTGGATTTGCTTCAAAAAAACTTAATCCAGTAAAAAATCAAGATAGAAATGGATGGGAGAAATTAAGTTTAAAAACTAAATATTATAATAGTGATATACATTTAGGTTCGTTTATGTTACCTCAATACGTGAAGGAGATGCTAGATGAAGAATAA
- the speD gene encoding adenosylmethionine decarboxylase encodes MKFETLGRHILVEYYNCDENVLKDPRLIENFMNDSALNAKATIVDSVFHHFNPWGVSGAVIIAESHLTIHTWPEYGYAAADFFTCGDIDPWKSFELLEQLLKSERSESTEIPRGLTTKIKKYSKKDLGKITHKPEAV; translated from the coding sequence ATGAAATTTGAAACACTAGGAAGACATATACTAGTAGAATACTATAATTGTGATGAAAACGTACTTAAAGACCCACGTCTTATAGAAAATTTTATGAATGATTCAGCATTAAATGCAAAAGCGACAATTGTGGATTCTGTATTCCACCATTTTAATCCTTGGGGGGTTTCAGGAGCTGTTATAATTGCTGAATCTCATTTGACAATACATACATGGCCTGAATATGGTTATGCAGCAGCAGATTTTTTTACTTGTGGTGATATAGACCCATGGAAAAGTTTTGAATTATTAGAGCAACTTTTAAAGTCTGAAAGAAGCGAGTCTACAGAAATTCCAAGAGGCTTAACTACAAAAATTAAAAAATATTCAAAAAAAGATTTAGGTAAGATTACTCATAAACCAGAAGCAGTATAA